The Branchiostoma lanceolatum isolate klBraLanc5 chromosome 3, klBraLanc5.hap2, whole genome shotgun sequence DNA segment TCAAACATGAAAAGTAGGTCATCATTTGAGTAAATCATATCCCTTGATGATTCTATCCACCTAAGTAAATCCGATTAATATATTCAAAGTATGAACGAAAATGAAAGTTCGATCCCGACACAGAAGGCGTAATATAGCattgtttcattgattttgcaaatgGCGATATGCCTTGCATAATGTATGTCGACGAGATCTAATGATATTAACTTTCACCCAACTTCCAAATTCCGCAAGTATGACATTCGCGTCATTTACAAATATGGTATTTTTCAgcactttctcattaattatacaaatgaggtcaaATTCCTCTCTTTCCTGAGGAAccaatgtcacatgtttgaaagtcctatcatgaaacGCGCGACGGGATCATAAAGTTTCCTAATTGATTGTGTAAATtaggtcctaatttgcatatttattaAAAAGTACGCCAATCTTTACTTGAGCTACATGCTAGAAATTCTCATCATGGACGCGAATAATTCACACCATTTATCTATCAATAATTTGAATGAAGTCCTTATGTGCATAATTTGAACCTGATAATGTTTAACACCACCCGTGTTACCATTagactggtagcagcctcaaggttgagctcctggttccaattataattagttgctaactgggagaccccggttcaatcctgggtcaggacatcacGGTTGGGGCTgcaaacgtcttttggaagggacgcgAGATAGGGGTTCCGTTTTAGCAAAAGGGAACGCTAtaaacccctccctgtaaaaatataccgtgctactgtactgaaacaacaaggaaacttgctgtcctatTTGCCAATAGACACTACAAAGGTCTGACCAAACGCACGAACGAATGAACGTACTTTCGAAGTTACTCATTATCACTTCTTCCTTCTTCACAGATGCCCCCCGCCTTACAATAGAAAGCATGGTCGGTAAAAGTCTCAACCTAACCTGCAAGGTACAGGCCAATCCCACCTGCACATACATTCAACTGACGAAAGGAAACGTGACTCTTCTAACGACCAACGAAACTGAAAGCAACACAGTAATCTACACAAGACAGTCGACTCACCCGAACGACACCGGTCTCTACATGTGCGTGGCAGAAAATGTATTGGGGCCCAGAAGCGCATCCGTACGACTGGAGTGGAACTGTAAGTTTGAATAATTTTATAGTTTTTAGAGTTGCTTTTTAATCAAACTAAACGTAAGCgagaaaaactgaagaaaaatattaatgttaagtaatataaatataataatgatgataataataataagaacttaattgcgcaacaattgtacaaggtacaaagtatggaatctactggtacataactacagttccaaaaggctaatctacctaatacaagagtgtgtaGTATGGGATGAAAATAGGCTTTTAGATatgcatcatacatgtatgtatataaagtGAAaacctttcatttttttcttttagttcAACGATTGTCGATTGTCATTTGTACTGTACTGACAGGTTTTGCAAAATCGAAAAGGGAATAAAGATATACACAACTGTATGCAGAAGTACTATGATTTCACTAGCGTCTAATCGATCTTGGTTTTCGTTTCTATATTTTGATCAGAGAACATGAATTCTTTCACAGGTGAGAAAACTGCGGAATGTGGACTAGAGGAGGGACCAATAACCGTAAATAAAGGTAAActgtaccatacatgtacatgacttttgttTCTCATAATCTAGTAAACAGCTAATGAAACAACTAAAAGCTAAACCTGGTAactaaaactttgaaaaattgaacGCTCTTCGCAGTCCGTTGTAAATTGTCCAAAAAGTGTGTTTCATGTCCGATCTATTTGtcaaaaaatgcatttacattagtTCCTATCAAATAAGGTCGATACTTTGTACCAgacagctgtcaccatggttattGATAATGTAGCAGGCATCCCGTAGTGTTCGATTACATTGTGTAGCAAGCGGCAGGATagagctggggggggggggaggttgcTGGTCATCATATATGTGAACgtagaataaacagagcagtagttttttttaaagtctagaccatgtgaaggaaAGTATTATGTagttgcttgcaaatgttaccttaaAATGTGTAGTGTTACTTCGGATCCTTTGTCATGTAACTTCTCCATCATTTTACATGCGTTTCAGAAGCAGACGTCCGCAGAAATGACATCGTCAGTTACTTAGGCATCGCTCTTGGCGGACTAGGAGTAGGTATTCTGGCACTGTGGGTGGTGAGGCATGTCCACAAGAGAAGGCGAACACAAGGCGGACGGGAAAATGAAGTTAGACTGGTCACTTCTTCATTTGCTGATGGTAATGGGTTCATCCATTTTATGGTGtagagaaatactgtaaatgcagaaatgtttagcCTCCTTCGCGTCAACCCCCTACCCCGCTagaatatatacgccgccgttctaggaagtctgcgaaggaggctagaaatgttcgcggggatttgatttcgcggtagggaggaaatgtagtgttcggtggttttaagttcgcttttggaacaatagtagcgctacaggcacacaatggaatggcttttcgcagtggttttatgttcgcggtaaaGACATCtccgcgaaaacagcgaacatgaaaccaccgcgaacatttctgcatttacaatactcTGCATGCATGCACATCTTCAGTTATACTCCCAAGACTACCTCAATAACGGGGGATGCCTTCATGTCGCACGTTTTTTTACGTGCTCGAACTCATGGCGctccatcgctggttgccagagagcggtcaggttttgatgaatgaattttgaacacattcatctaaagaacatacttggataagaaatgtattaatactgttcatgagcccttcacgctccgcgttacaagcggcaaacgatGTGAGatgttttcacgaatgtacgtTCTGATTTACTTCTACGctagatagtgtgcctaacttggcACGCTTTTGTAATATTGCTCTCTTCGTAAGTTGGTGATGGAGTTAAAAAATGTAAATGAGGCTTGCAGTCTGCTATactctagctttcttttgactggaaaattttgactgtgtacaCTTCTCGCGTATGTGaaaagggctatatctagcacatcccagctcatgttttcacgggaaataggctactacgcactttgcgcgcggcccgacgtacgtcttgcatgcgacccgacttacaaaatcattacgaaaagaCGACACCGcgtacatcaacaatactccgtctacttattgggaaatatcttcgccatctctgtattcagtttcctatTCATAGACGGTACTAATCGCTTGTTAGAGCGAAACAAATCTGTGGACCtcgctgtgcgttgaatcgccccGCCACCATCACGGCCagaaaaaaggcgggaaaacaacgtgaatgatagttgtgtatcagCTTGGCACAGATCGTATATTTAGGCGCCGGGACGTCTAGCTATGCAGTTACCCTCTACTCAgtctactcagcgctaccagcATTATtgtaaaaatactatttttcgacaaaacaagaaataaatatgtacacatatgctttgaatgcaaatgacagctatgtgcatgaacttggtttatttacctttcttatcagcatagtcagtggtcacaaacccggcgtacttatgcaaaataaggtcATTAAAAATGCGTGCGATGtaagggcgcgtgcgatgttatgGTGCCCCTCGTTACATGTGCTAAGTTCGCGGGGACTTGCTTTCGCGGTCGGGAAAAAatgagtgttcacggtggtttttaattcgcggtgaagaggtcacttTCAGCCAACATTAAACTATCGCAAAGAGCTTGATTAGAAAGAAAAGTCAAGCACCAGAACCCCCTTAAATGTGCTCCAATGCCGCTCATGATCATGCCCATTGTGATCTTTAATGTCTTAATATTTTCCGATCGATCTGCTATTCTTATTTCTAGAATGGCACATGCCCTAGGCCTGCATTACTAACTGTGTGCAAATATTATGCCCAATGCACTATTTGAAGTCATATTTCCACATTCTTTTACTGTACACAGAAATTGAACCATCGCCATCGGATCCCGACGCTGTGACGGAAAGTGTGGCGTTAGTGGACATGGATGACCGTCCCCCGATGCCACTACCGAGACCGAAACCACGGTTTCCGAAGTACGAGCTGAGTTTGGACCGTCTGGACATTGACAAGAGCCACGTCATCGGTCGCGGAGCTTTCGGAAAAGTGTACAAGGGCACCCTCACAGAAAAGGGCAAGGAAGAACCAGTGGCAATCAAGACCCTCAAAGGTAATTTGACGATgaaatttttaattttgttcaatcaatcaatcaatcaatcaatcaatcaatcaatcaagcaatcgaGCGAgcgatcaaccaatcaaccaaccaatcaatcaatcaatcaatcaatcaatcaatcaatcaatcaatcgataaatcaatcaatcaatcaatcaatctaccGATCGACCAATCAGTCAATCAAGCAGGCAACCAATaattcaaacaatcaatcaatcaattgaaaTTACATAGGTCTTCTAAAACATGAATATACTTTCTTTCATCCAGACAATGCGACAGAGGAAGAAACGAAATTGTTCTACGAGGAAATCGGCATCGTCATTGACATAGGTAGTCATGGTGGTGTTCTGCGCATGCGTGGGTGCTGTACGACGGACGATCCCACCAGACCACTCCTCGTCATGGAGTACATGCCGTATGGGGATCTTCTGAACTTCTTGGAGAAATGCAAAGAGGTATTCAAGAAATACTGTACATCTGAAAAATCGTCACTCAGCTGGATGATACTTGAGACTTTGCGAAGACGTTTTTAAGAAGTACCAGATATCTATCTGAAAAATCGTAACTCAGCTGGACAATACTTGAGAGTTGAGACATCAATAGTATTGTACCCAAACTTGACCGTCTAGTGGTCAAACAACGTACGCATTGAATTATAACAATCATGTGTCTAGATAAAAGATGTGGCTGTCATAATTTTAGCAAATACTTGTATTGAAATTTGGGCAATGGAGCCCCCAATGAGGCATACGTATATCATGTGGAATGATATTGTATTCGAAGTCCAAAGTTGTAGCAAACTGCTTTGATAACTGCATTGGGTGCATCACTACAATAGCTACAATGTAGTACCCGACCAGACTAGGACTGTGGAAAAATAAAAGAGGAGCAACGTGTGCACATTATTTTCGTcatatttcatttgattttgGTACGTTTCACAAATGTCTTGTGGGACACGATGCCAAAGTGAATTTAACAATAAAATCCCTCATACCCTTGCCAGACCAATTGTAATTAGTGATttgataattttgttgttaactgtatGTCCCATAGGTAAGGAATGGTGCAACCTATGGCGATCCAATGTACCAGTTAGAAGAGAAAATGAAGTACCAAATCGGGAGCCAAGTGGCAGGCGGAATGGTGAGTCATGGATTATGATTGCTCTGCTTCTAAGCCAATGGTAGCATGCGTACCATCCTGCGTGGTTTCCGTAAGCTCGTATACACTAGGTAAGCTAATCTAACCAGGATGGTACCTTGGCTAAACTTACGATGATTGGATCAGTGCTTTGCCTCTCTAATCATGTAATGGTAGTTGTC contains these protein-coding regions:
- the LOC136429836 gene encoding fibroblast growth factor receptor 2-like isoform X2 gives rise to the protein MSIHVFRYKSPNASRAFYRWAGRTFIAESFLTLTIKNVTVEDTGYYHCELRGNTYHITRIGSDLTVVVPTSRLHIQPTNATFTDGEDVTLSCTANGIPEPYLRWTDGLTDTETGNREPVQGRSVSLGPLSVSWVDNQKNVTCEAEQHHPLLSRHVIETSVTLNVLYAPRLTIESMVGKSLNLTCKVQANPTCTYIQLTKGNVTLLTTNETESNTVIYTRQSTHPNDTGLYMCVAENVLGPRSASVRLEWNCEKTAECGLEEGPITVNKEADVRRNDIVSYLGIALGGLGVGILALWVVRHVHKRRRTQGGRENEVRLVTSSFADEIEPSPSDPDAVTESVALVDMDDRPPMPLPRPKPRFPKYELSLDRLDIDKSHVIGRGAFGKVYKGTLTEKGKEEPVAIKTLKDNATEEETKLFYEEIGIVIDIGSHGGVLRMRGCCTTDDPTRPLLVMEYMPYGDLLNFLEKCKEVRNGATYGDPMYQLEEKMKYQIGSQVAGGMQYICKQKYIHGDLAARNILVSKGQTIVVKISDFGLTADIYQKGYKRQDPDQLVPYKWISLERLLVNGRCTEKSDVWSFGILLYEVVTLGGPPYPNIHFAEILRDKLSTGWRMEMPEDCSFFMYDCMKSCWKAKPTDRPTFSQLKNKFDNVLLKFFSDYNTVRS